A section of the Stenotrophomonas sp. 364 genome encodes:
- the panB gene encoding 3-methyl-2-oxobutanoate hydroxymethyltransferase, whose protein sequence is MTEQLHPYATSPSPLAQAKRVRIPHLQEMKARGEKWAMLTAYDMYTAAIFEDAGIPVLLIGDSASNNVLGNDSLLPITVDELMPLVRAVSRCTRRPLVIADLPFGSYQASPEQCFHTAVRFMKEGGAHAVKLEGGIEMVPQVRKLVSSGIPVMAHIGFTPQSEHQLGGFRVQGRGDNGPVLVEAARALEAAGAFAVLIEMVPADVAARITAAVSVPTVGIGAGSDCDAQVLVWQDMAGLRTGQLPRFVKQYADMHGLLHKAASEFAADVEAGVFPGPEHAFQS, encoded by the coding sequence ATGACCGAACAGCTTCATCCGTACGCGACCTCCCCCAGCCCATTGGCGCAGGCAAAGCGCGTGCGCATTCCGCACCTGCAGGAGATGAAGGCACGCGGCGAGAAGTGGGCCATGCTCACCGCCTACGACATGTACACCGCGGCGATCTTCGAAGACGCCGGCATTCCGGTGCTGCTGATCGGCGATTCGGCGTCCAACAACGTGCTCGGCAATGACAGCCTGCTGCCGATCACCGTGGACGAACTGATGCCGCTGGTGCGCGCGGTGAGCCGCTGCACGCGACGCCCCCTGGTGATCGCCGACCTGCCGTTCGGCTCGTACCAGGCGTCACCGGAACAGTGCTTCCACACGGCGGTGCGCTTCATGAAGGAAGGTGGCGCGCACGCGGTCAAGCTGGAGGGCGGCATCGAGATGGTGCCGCAGGTGCGCAAGCTGGTCAGCTCGGGCATTCCGGTGATGGCGCATATCGGATTCACGCCGCAGTCGGAGCATCAGCTGGGCGGCTTCCGCGTCCAGGGCCGTGGCGACAATGGCCCGGTACTGGTGGAAGCGGCGCGCGCGCTGGAAGCAGCCGGTGCGTTCGCGGTGTTGATCGAGATGGTGCCGGCCGATGTGGCCGCGCGGATCACCGCGGCGGTTTCGGTGCCCACGGTGGGGATCGGCGCAGGCAGCGACTGCGATGCGCAGGTGCTGGTCTGGCAGGACATGGCCGGGCTGCGCACCGGGCAGCTGCCGCGCTTCGTCAAGCAGTACGCCGACATGCATGGCCTGCTGCACAAGGCGGCCAGCGAGTTCGCCGCGGATGTGGAAGCAGGGGTCTTCCCGGGGCCGGAACACGCGTTCCAGTCGTAA
- a CDS encoding multidrug efflux SMR transporter, with translation MSPLLTAYLFLSGAIIAEVTGTLLLQKTAQFTKLGPTLTMALCYVVSFYLLSHALKALPLGIAYAIWGGVGIVLTLIISVTVFKQSLDWQAITGVAMIVGGVVMINAFSKAAAH, from the coding sequence ATGTCTCCCCTGCTCACCGCGTATCTGTTCCTGTCCGGCGCGATCATCGCCGAAGTCACCGGCACCCTGCTGCTGCAGAAAACCGCCCAGTTCACCAAACTGGGCCCCACCCTGACCATGGCGCTGTGCTACGTGGTGTCCTTCTACCTGCTCAGCCATGCGCTGAAGGCGCTGCCGCTGGGTATCGCCTATGCGATCTGGGGCGGCGTGGGCATCGTGCTCACCCTGATCATCAGCGTGACGGTGTTCAAGCAGAGCCTGGATTGGCAGGCCATCACCGGGGTCGCGATGATCGTCGGGGGCGTGGTCATGATCAACGCGTTCTCAAAAGCGGCGGCACATTGA
- a CDS encoding TetR family transcriptional regulator produces MDATRRRRQPALVRAALLDAAVQEAMVHGVGNVTVLSVAARAGVSKGALFHHFATRQDLLEAAYAECLARFGDALDVLVATDPVPHGRFTRAYVRATFEAMHAEDANWARFSLSALVEPAFAALWRHWLDERLAQVPAERGAPRLRVARLAADGYWLQALGGGLVESGPAEIDALRECVVSFTYDDAQPATG; encoded by the coding sequence ATGGACGCCACCCGACGACGCCGGCAGCCGGCGCTGGTGCGCGCCGCCCTGCTTGATGCGGCGGTGCAGGAAGCCATGGTGCACGGGGTGGGCAATGTCACGGTTCTCTCGGTGGCCGCACGCGCCGGGGTCAGCAAGGGCGCGCTGTTCCACCACTTCGCCACCCGCCAGGACCTGCTCGAAGCGGCGTACGCCGAGTGCCTGGCACGCTTCGGGGATGCGCTGGATGTGCTTGTCGCGACGGACCCGGTGCCGCACGGTCGCTTCACCCGCGCCTACGTCCGGGCCACCTTCGAGGCCATGCACGCCGAAGACGCCAACTGGGCGCGTTTCTCGTTGAGTGCGCTGGTGGAACCGGCGTTTGCCGCGCTGTGGCGCCACTGGCTGGATGAGCGCCTGGCCCAGGTGCCGGCCGAACGTGGTGCACCCCGGTTGCGTGTGGCGCGGCTGGCGGCCGACGGATACTGGCTGCAGGCGCTGGGCGGTGGTTTGGTTGAGAGCGGCCCGGCGGAAATCGATGCCCTGCGCGAATGCGTGGTGAGCTTTACCTATGACGATGCGCAGCCGGCTACCGGCTGA
- a CDS encoding SOS response-associated peptidase: MCGRFVQTPIRDAASLGFHQLVGDLLSMPASYNLAPTQRAAVVLDRGNGLVLQRLAWGLLPFWARDKTRQGSTINARIETVDTKPAYRSAFKKRRCLIPMTGYYEWSVSREDGKKDPWFIHAVRPLWAAGLWEDTSPLLDPGNLGTFTVITGDSSGVSADIHDRMPVWLAPGQAEEWIAASPDDAMAMLMASDPPELEAYRVRRAVNSTRNNREDLLDAVA, translated from the coding sequence ATGTGCGGCCGATTCGTCCAAACCCCGATCCGGGACGCTGCCAGCCTGGGCTTCCACCAGCTGGTTGGCGACCTGCTGTCCATGCCGGCTAGCTACAACCTAGCGCCGACCCAGCGTGCGGCGGTGGTGCTGGACCGCGGCAACGGCCTCGTCCTGCAGAGGCTCGCCTGGGGCCTGCTGCCCTTCTGGGCGAGAGATAAGACGCGGCAGGGTTCTACCATCAATGCCCGCATCGAGACGGTGGACACCAAGCCGGCGTACCGCTCAGCCTTCAAAAAGCGCAGGTGCCTGATTCCCATGACCGGGTACTACGAATGGTCAGTGAGCCGTGAAGACGGGAAGAAGGATCCGTGGTTCATCCACGCGGTCAGGCCGCTCTGGGCGGCCGGCCTGTGGGAAGACACCAGCCCCCTGCTTGACCCGGGCAACCTGGGCACCTTCACCGTGATCACCGGCGACAGCAGCGGGGTGTCGGCCGACATCCACGATCGCATGCCGGTGTGGCTGGCACCCGGCCAGGCTGAGGAATGGATCGCCGCATCGCCCGACGACGCCATGGCGATGCTGATGGCCAGCGATCCGCCGGAGCTGGAGGCCTACCGCGTCAGGCGCGCGGTGAATAGCACGCGCAACAACCGCGAGGATCTGCTTGATGCCGTGGCCTAA
- a CDS encoding DUF2806 domain-containing protein has protein sequence MDLPGEKLILGLWESLAEKGVGNLLRPWHLKRIAKAEGQAQRDGILFLAQAEQDAARIRRGEAQFSLDGVLVATNAPALGLGMNRPDADSSNLVCQEQVDENAGAVLIQPSVASALRDEAADVIRREINVSHAILRAEDLLRDNADPDAKVAGFDEDWLFRWRELAGQVSKEQVQELWGRVLAGEAVSPGTYSLRTLEFLRSISAADAALIEKVAPFMLDRAHCANHKMGADLVQFRWVSYPDLLELEALGLVVGAELTGHEVSVGSVAKDTFVAMMRLGGKVIVVKHNDAARRFTLSGFSMTSLGRQVMSLCADAENDEYTEWLCVLIQEFGYNVELGQVTGIESGMVQYTTIKSFPASGNA, from the coding sequence ATGGACCTGCCTGGGGAAAAGCTCATTCTTGGCTTGTGGGAGTCTTTGGCCGAAAAGGGTGTCGGCAACTTGCTAAGGCCTTGGCACCTAAAGCGCATCGCGAAGGCCGAAGGGCAGGCACAGCGAGATGGGATCTTGTTTCTTGCTCAGGCAGAACAGGATGCGGCGCGGATTAGGCGCGGAGAAGCCCAGTTCTCTCTCGATGGAGTGCTGGTCGCAACCAATGCCCCCGCCTTGGGCTTGGGAATGAACCGACCTGATGCTGACTCATCAAACTTGGTATGCCAGGAGCAGGTGGATGAGAACGCGGGCGCGGTTTTGATTCAACCGTCAGTCGCTTCAGCATTAAGAGACGAGGCTGCGGACGTCATCAGGAGGGAGATTAACGTCAGTCATGCCATCCTGAGGGCTGAGGACCTCTTGCGAGACAATGCTGATCCGGATGCCAAGGTAGCCGGGTTTGACGAGGATTGGCTGTTTAGGTGGCGTGAGCTTGCCGGCCAAGTCTCTAAGGAACAGGTTCAGGAGCTTTGGGGGAGGGTGCTTGCGGGGGAGGCAGTCTCACCGGGCACGTACAGTCTCCGCACGTTGGAGTTTCTTCGGTCAATCTCAGCGGCGGACGCGGCCCTGATCGAGAAGGTTGCGCCCTTCATGTTGGATCGTGCGCATTGCGCGAATCACAAGATGGGCGCTGATCTAGTGCAGTTTCGTTGGGTAAGCTATCCGGACCTTTTAGAGCTGGAAGCACTGGGGCTTGTCGTAGGAGCAGAGCTCACGGGCCATGAGGTTAGCGTTGGCTCCGTGGCGAAAGATACGTTTGTTGCGATGATGCGACTGGGCGGTAAAGTCATCGTCGTTAAACACAACGATGCGGCAAGGAGATTTACCTTGTCCGGCTTCAGTATGACCTCGCTTGGTCGGCAGGTAATGTCTCTATGCGCTGACGCTGAGAATGATGAATACACTGAGTGGCTATGCGTTTTGATTCAAGAGTTCGGCTACAACGTGGAGCTGGGCCAGGTTACCGGTATTGAATCGGGGATGGTCCAATACACAACGATCAAGAGCTTTCCTGCGTCGGGAAATGCCTGA